A genomic segment from Danio aesculapii chromosome 17, fDanAes4.1, whole genome shotgun sequence encodes:
- the psmc1a gene encoding proteasome 26S subunit, ATPase 1a, whose protein sequence is MGQSQSGGQGPGGGKKDDKDKKKKYEPPIPTRVGKKKKKVKGPDAASKLPLVTPHTQCRLKLLKQERIKDYLLMEEEFIRNQEQMKPLEEKQEEERSKVDDLRGTPMSVGTLEEIIDDNHAIVSTSVGSEHYVSILSFVDKDLLEPGCSVLLNHKVHAVIGVLMDDTDPLVTVMKVEKAPQETYADIGGLDSQIQEIKESVELPLTHPEYYEEMGIKPPKGVILYGAPGTGKTLLAKAVANQTSATFLRVVGSELIQKYLGDGPKLVRELFRVAEEHAPSIVFIDEIDAIGTKRYDSNSGGEREIQRTMLELLNQLDGFDSRGDVKVIMATNRIETLDPALIRPGRIDRKIEFPLPDEKTKRRIFQIHTSRMTVADDVTLDDLILAKDDLSGADIKAICTEAGLMALRERRMKVTNEDFKKSKENVLYKKQEGTPEGLYL, encoded by the exons ATG GGTCAAAGTCAGAGTGGAGGACAAGGACCTGGAGGAGGAAAGAAAGATGACAAA GATAAGAAAAAGAAATATGAGCCTCCCATCCCCACAAGAGTtgggaaaaagaagaagaaggtgAAGGGACCGGATGCTGCTAGCAAACTCCCTCTGG TCACTCCACACACACAGTGCAGACTGAAACTCCTCAAACAGGAGAGAATCAAAGATTATCTGTTGATGGAGGAGGAGTTCATCAGGAACcaggagcagatgaagccgcTGGAGGAGAAACAGGAG gagGAGAGGTCTAAAGTGGACGATCTCAGAGGGACACCCATGTCTGTGGGAACTCTGGAGGAGATCATTGATGATAACCACGCCATTGTGTCGACTTCAGTGGGCTCTGAACATTATGTCAGCATTCTGTCATTTGTAGATAAAGACTTGCTGGAACCCGGTTGCTCTGTGCTACTGAACCACAAG GTTCATGCCGTAATCGGGGTGCTGATGGATGACACAGACCCTCTGGTGACTGTAATGAAAGTAGAAAAAGCCCCACAGGAGACATATGCCGATATCGGAGGTTTGGACAGTCAGATTCAAGAAATCAAG GAGTCAGTGGAGCTTCCCCTCACACATCCAGAGTATTATGAAGAAATGGGAATAAAACCACCTAAAGGGGTCATTCTGTACGGTGCACCAGGGACAG GCAAGACTCTTCTGGCGAAGGCGGTGGCGAATCAGACGTCTGCCACATTCCTGAGGGTTGTGGGCTCAGAGCTGATTCAGAAATACCTGGGCGATGGTCCCAAACTGGTGCGAGAGCTCTTCAGAGTGGCCGAGGAACACGCTCCCTCAATCGTCTTCATAGATGAGATCGATGCTATCGGCACGAAAAG GTATGACTCTAATTCAGGAGGAGAGCGTGAGATTCAGAGAACAATGCTGGAGCTGCTAAACCAGTTGGATGGATTTGACTCCCGCGGAGATGTTAAAGTCATCATGGCTACTAATAGGATCGAGACACTTGACCCCGCTCTCATTAGACCAG GTAGGATTGATCGTAAGATTGAGTTTCCACTGCCGGATGAGAAAACCAAGCGCAGAATTTTCCAGATCCACACCAGCAGGATGACTGTAGCGGATGATGTGACTTTGGATGACCTCATCTTGGCTAAAGACGACCTCTCTGGTGCTGACATCAAG gctATTTGCACCGAGGCAGGGCTGATGGCTCTGAGGGAACGAAGAATGAAAGTTACTAACGAAGATTTCAAGAAGTCTAAAGAGAACGTCCTGTACAAGAAGCAGGAGGGGACACCAGAGGGACTCTACCTTTAA
- the nkl.1 gene encoding NK-lysin tandem duplicate 1 has product MLRNIFLVSLFIYAVSAAHWEIREVDSAEDELEETPDDNMVKQKFPGMCSLCKYVMKHVKARISTDSTPDEIKNMLMNLCENAWLLKGQCEKFVKNHIHTLIDELMTHDGPNTICAKVLVCKFGPPIKEFIFIHDRAAKENKKM; this is encoded by the exons ATGCTCCGCAACATCTTTCTGGTCAGCTTGTTCATATATGCAG TCTCTGCAGCTCACTGGGAGATTCGTGAAGTGGACTCTGCTGAAGACGAACTTGAAGAAACTCCT GATGACAACATGGTAAAGCAGAAGTTTCCCGGTATGTGCAGTTTATGTAAATATGTCATGAAGCATGTGAAGGCAAGAATTTCCACTGACTCAACGCCG GATGAAATCAAAAACATGCTGATGAACCTCTGTGAAAATGCTTGGCTGCTGAAAGGTCAGTGTGAGAAATTTGTGAAGAATCATATACACACTCTGATCGATGAGCTGATGACCCATGATGGACCAAACACCATCTGTGCTAAAGTGCTGGTCTGCAA ATTTGGACCACCCATTAAGGAGTTCATTTTTATTCATGACCGGGCCGCGAAAGAGAATAAAAAGATGTGA